GCCGGAACTGCCGTCGTCGCGGTCGGGGTTCGTGGCCGACGGGTAGTCGGTGCCGAACCCGCCTCGGTCTCACGCAGACGAGCGATCCAAGCCGGGATCGGCGGGCTGGCGGTCGCGGGCATCGGCTCCGCACTCGGTCGGCAGGCCGGTCGCGGGACGACGACCGAGAACGACGTGGCCGACGCGACGACCGCGAACCTGCTCCGGATCGCGGAGGACCGCACTATTCCAATCGCGGGTATCGACGGCCTGCTCTCCGGACCGGGGTTCTACGAGGTGGACATCAACAGCGTCGATCCGAACCTCTCGGCCGACGACTGGACGCTCTCGATCACCGGCGCAGTCGAGGCGGAAGCCGAAGTGAGCTACGCCGACCTCCGGGCGTACGAACCCGAACACCGGTTCGTCTCCCTGCGGTGTGTCGGCGAACCACTCAACGGGAAGAAGCTGGACAACGCGCTGTGGACCGGCGTCCCACTCGTCGAGGTCATCGAGGACGCGACCGGCCACCCGCTCCCCGACGAGTGCTGTGTGATGCTCCGCGCGGACGACGACTTCTACGAGGAGTTCCCGGTCTCGGCGCTGGAAGACGGCTTCCTCGCGTACGGGATGGACGGCGCACGCCTCCCGCGCGGCCACGGCTACCCGGTCCGGGCGCTGATCCCCGGTCACTGGGGCGAGATCAACGTCAAGTGGCTCACCGAGATCGAGATCCTCGAGGACCCGGCAGACGGCTACTGGGAGAAGCGCGGCTGGCACGGCACCGGCCCGGTCGAGACCGTCGCCAAACTCCACGCCGTCAACCGGCTGGACGACGGGCGAATCGAGGTCGCGGGCCACGCCTACGCCGGGACGCGGGGCATCTCCCGCGTCGAGGTCTCGACCGACGGCGGCGAGACGTGGTCGGACGCCGAACTGTCCGCGCGCCTGCCGGGCGCGTTCCGTGGCGGCGAACAGTTGCGGGAGACCGCACAGGACGCCTGGCGGCAGTGGCACTACGTCTACGAGGCCGACGAGCCACACGAGGTCGTGGTTCGCGCGACCGACGCGGAAGGCAGGCTCCA
This genomic window from Salinirubrum litoreum contains:
- a CDS encoding molybdopterin-dependent oxidoreductase, translated to MSRADRLPSPWTLLIALAGGFAAVGASYAVVGGTPAFVATPISRGVTAVTPGAVITWAIQNLGSLGQQGAFLGALVLTVGLFATIALAGILAGRRFGTSDTGPRSPTALALATTGVGSLAVAVLLVGPTASALAAAVAGTAVVAVGVRGRRVVGAEPASVSRRRAIQAGIGGLAVAGIGSALGRQAGRGTTTENDVADATTANLLRIAEDRTIPIAGIDGLLSGPGFYEVDINSVDPNLSADDWTLSITGAVEAEAEVSYADLRAYEPEHRFVSLRCVGEPLNGKKLDNALWTGVPLVEVIEDATGHPLPDECCVMLRADDDFYEEFPVSALEDGFLAYGMDGARLPRGHGYPVRALIPGHWGEINVKWLTEIEILEDPADGYWEKRGWHGTGPVETVAKLHAVNRLDDGRIEVAGHAYAGTRGISRVEVSTDGGETWSDAELSARLPGAFRGGEQLRETAQDAWRQWHYVYEADEPHEVVVRATDAEGRLQPEEQRKSFPSGATGWVSQQVEP